In Streptomyces dangxiongensis, one DNA window encodes the following:
- a CDS encoding sodium:solute symporter family protein, translating to MNSLDWAVLIGYFGVMVAIGVWSHKRVDNVSDFFTAGGRMPWWLSGISHHMSGYSAVMFTGYAGIAYTYGVTSFVTWSFPIAFGIAIGSKLFAPRINRLRSRLHVASPLEYLKNRYDLRTQQALAWSGMLLKIVDVGAKWAAISTLLSVFTGVSLNQGILITGAITAVYCTIGGLWADALTELGQFVIQLLAGVSMFVAAVLKLGDRDIGFLDAWHEPALHGHGKPLVGPYTTVFLLAFLFIKLFEYNGGMLNQAQRYMATGSAHEAERSARLSAILWLVWPVVLFFPMWMSPLLVHAQKPDGSDSYALMTQQLLPHGLLGLVIVGFFSHTMAMCSSDANAISAVFTRDVAPVLSARARAWGERSGLVAARVTTVVFLGLSMAVATQVNSPAFKDIITVVIKWVAGLMGPIAIPMMLGLLRPFRRSGPTAALTSWAAGLLAFWLVNYPVNWNIDGGVPLQYQVSVPLAVSLVLYVLIGYLKPEETPARLAVIEKVNTDGDAAATVPVPATAGDDIIGAPNKPL from the coding sequence ATGAACAGTCTCGACTGGGCCGTGCTCATCGGCTACTTCGGCGTGATGGTCGCGATCGGCGTCTGGTCGCACAAGCGCGTGGACAACGTCTCGGACTTCTTCACGGCCGGCGGCAGGATGCCCTGGTGGCTGTCCGGCATCTCGCACCACATGTCGGGCTACAGCGCGGTGATGTTCACCGGGTACGCGGGCATCGCCTACACCTACGGCGTCACCTCGTTCGTCACCTGGTCCTTCCCCATCGCGTTCGGCATCGCCATCGGCTCGAAACTGTTCGCGCCGCGGATCAACCGGCTGCGCTCCCGGCTCCATGTGGCCTCCCCGCTGGAGTACCTGAAGAACCGGTACGACCTGCGCACCCAGCAGGCGCTCGCCTGGTCCGGCATGCTGCTGAAGATCGTGGACGTCGGCGCGAAATGGGCGGCGATCTCCACCCTGCTGTCCGTGTTCACGGGCGTGTCGCTGAACCAGGGCATCCTGATCACCGGCGCGATCACGGCGGTCTACTGCACGATCGGCGGCCTGTGGGCGGACGCGCTGACCGAACTCGGCCAGTTCGTCATCCAGTTGCTGGCCGGTGTCTCCATGTTCGTCGCGGCCGTGCTGAAGCTCGGCGACCGGGACATCGGCTTCCTCGACGCCTGGCACGAGCCGGCCCTGCACGGCCACGGCAAGCCGCTGGTCGGCCCGTACACCACGGTGTTCCTGCTGGCGTTCCTGTTCATCAAGCTCTTCGAGTACAACGGCGGCATGCTCAACCAGGCCCAGCGCTACATGGCGACGGGCAGCGCGCACGAGGCCGAGCGCTCGGCCCGGCTGTCGGCGATCCTGTGGCTGGTCTGGCCGGTGGTCCTGTTCTTCCCGATGTGGATGTCCCCGCTGCTGGTCCACGCGCAGAAGCCGGACGGCTCCGACTCCTACGCCCTGATGACCCAACAGCTACTGCCGCACGGCCTGCTCGGCCTGGTCATCGTCGGTTTCTTCTCGCACACCATGGCCATGTGCTCCTCCGACGCGAACGCGATCTCGGCGGTGTTCACCCGGGATGTGGCGCCGGTGCTGTCGGCGCGGGCACGGGCGTGGGGCGAGCGGTCGGGGCTGGTCGCGGCCCGGGTGACCACGGTCGTCTTCCTCGGCCTGTCCATGGCGGTGGCCACGCAGGTCAACTCGCCCGCGTTCAAGGACATCATCACGGTCGTCATCAAGTGGGTGGCCGGTCTGATGGGGCCGATCGCGATCCCGATGATGCTCGGTCTGCTCCGCCCGTTCCGCCGCTCCGGCCCGACGGCGGCCCTCACAAGCTGGGCGGCGGGCCTGCTGGCCTTCTGGCTGGTCAACTACCCGGTCAACTGGAACATCGACGGAGGCGTCCCGCTCCAGTACCAGGTCTCGGTGCCGCTCGCGGTCTCCCTGGTCCTGTACGTCCTGATCGGCTATCTGAAGCCGGAGGAGACCCCGGCGCGGCTGGCCGTCATCGAGAAGGTCAACACGGACGGGGACGCGGCGGCAACGGTCCCGGTGCCGGCCACGGCGGGAGACGACATCATCGGAGCGCCCAACAAGCCCCTGTAG
- a CDS encoding MFS transporter — protein MATVEPTRADDTDPDPGPGPRIRRPATDAGTTGAGGPAAGVRAGRTASGAFEALRQRLLRHPVLSLTALSGVLHIIWFFTFANSGGDLAAQDAWAEFVGRHPDSAYNLAWYGGMHPVSYSVVSPYLMSVLGVRTTMMIAGTVSAGLLTLVLIRSRGVRNPLWASLAGVVAFLCNAISGRVTFGLGMMFALGAVAAVFCWPHRWRYKRWAKALVAAPLAALATMASPVAGLFVGLVAAALFLQKRRPGAWALGLAPTAVVAVSAWLFPFSGTQPMAIGSVILPLLYGLLCLFLVPKEWVTVRLTAAVYSLGVVLVWLINSQIGSNISRLPMLFAGATLIAVLPYTVRKSRPWYLTVLALLGFSGWLGFKTVDDIIHTTPAASWARELAPLVHELQKAGAEKGRVEVVPARSHREASALAPYVNLARGWNRQADMERNPLFYDDTLNSANYHEWLQRWAVHFVVLPRDNPDGDGGERERELLRRGMPYLEQVWGDANWQLFKVTDPAPLAEPNAVVDRAEQGEMTLEVRRAGRILIRIPYSPWLSVVDEHGKSVRPPRLSPDAPKTYRNVDGCLMQTPEDANGDRWTVLLAPHTGTYHLAAPYQLPRGTPCPDELKRP, from the coding sequence GTGGCCACAGTGGAGCCGACACGCGCCGACGACACCGATCCGGACCCGGGACCCGGGCCGCGAATACGCCGGCCGGCGACTGACGCGGGGACGACCGGCGCGGGTGGACCCGCCGCCGGGGTGCGGGCGGGCAGGACCGCGTCCGGCGCCTTCGAGGCTCTCCGGCAGCGGCTGCTGCGGCATCCCGTGCTGTCGCTCACCGCGCTGTCGGGTGTGCTGCACATCATCTGGTTCTTCACGTTCGCGAACAGCGGCGGCGACCTCGCGGCGCAGGACGCCTGGGCGGAGTTCGTCGGCCGTCACCCCGACTCGGCCTACAACCTCGCCTGGTACGGCGGCATGCACCCGGTCTCGTACAGCGTGGTGTCGCCGTATCTGATGTCGGTCCTCGGCGTCCGTACGACGATGATGATCGCCGGGACGGTGTCGGCGGGCCTGCTGACGCTGGTGCTGATCCGCAGCCGGGGGGTGCGGAACCCGCTGTGGGCCTCGCTCGCCGGGGTCGTCGCGTTCCTGTGCAACGCGATCTCCGGGCGGGTCACCTTCGGGCTCGGCATGATGTTCGCGCTCGGCGCGGTCGCGGCCGTGTTCTGCTGGCCGCACCGGTGGCGGTACAAACGCTGGGCGAAGGCGCTGGTCGCCGCCCCGCTGGCCGCGCTCGCCACGATGGCGTCGCCGGTCGCGGGGCTGTTCGTGGGTCTGGTCGCGGCGGCGCTGTTCCTCCAGAAGCGGCGGCCGGGCGCGTGGGCGCTGGGTCTCGCGCCGACGGCGGTGGTCGCGGTGTCGGCCTGGTTGTTCCCGTTCTCCGGAACTCAGCCGATGGCCATCGGCTCGGTGATCCTGCCGCTGCTGTACGGCCTGCTGTGCCTGTTCCTGGTGCCGAAGGAGTGGGTGACCGTCCGGCTGACGGCCGCGGTGTACAGCCTCGGTGTCGTCCTGGTGTGGCTGATCAACTCGCAGATCGGGTCGAACATATCCCGGCTGCCGATGCTGTTCGCGGGCGCGACGCTGATCGCCGTGCTGCCGTACACGGTGCGGAAGTCGCGCCCGTGGTACCTGACCGTGCTGGCGCTGCTCGGCTTCTCCGGCTGGCTCGGTTTCAAGACGGTGGACGACATCATCCACACGACGCCGGCCGCGTCCTGGGCGCGGGAGCTGGCGCCGCTGGTCCACGAGTTGCAGAAGGCCGGTGCCGAGAAGGGCCGCGTCGAGGTGGTCCCGGCCCGCTCCCACCGCGAGGCCTCGGCCCTCGCCCCGTACGTGAACCTGGCCCGCGGCTGGAACCGGCAGGCCGACATGGAGCGCAACCCGCTCTTCTACGACGACACGCTCAACTCGGCGAACTACCACGAGTGGCTCCAGCGGTGGGCCGTGCACTTCGTGGTGCTGCCCCGGGACAACCCGGACGGGGACGGCGGTGAGCGCGAGCGGGAGCTGCTGCGGCGCGGGATGCCGTATCTGGAGCAGGTGTGGGGCGACGCCAACTGGCAACTGTTCAAGGTGACCGATCCGGCGCCGCTCGCCGAGCCGAACGCGGTGGTGGACCGGGCCGAGCAGGGCGAGATGACGCTGGAGGTGCGCAGGGCGGGGCGGATCCTGATCCGGATCCCGTACTCGCCGTGGCTGAGCGTCGTCGACGAGCACGGCAAGAGTGTGCGGCCGCCGCGGCTGTCTCCCGACGCGCCGAAGACGTACCGGAACGTCGACGGGTGTCTGATGCAGACGCCGGAGGACGCGAACGGGGACCGGTGGACGGTGTTGCTGGCGCCGCACACGGGGACGTATCACCTGGCCGCGCCCTATCAGCTACCGCGCGGTACGCCGTGTCCGGACGAGCTGAAGAGGCCGTGA
- a CDS encoding D-alanyl-D-alanine carboxypeptidase, producing the protein MAGESPDRSKQRESSAEPTSGSAGSVPEARDPRRAVSREKDSSGGGRVDTATTVLSVRGARPAAVTEPTEPGDEPSTVPDEDADLRTAVSAWVRGAETPKPDPGTSAQRPTPAEPNPTGTGSPTASAEGRDTAPGTPSAEPASTAAAKTAPAAGTKADADVGASAESEPTAKADVAAKGTSKRRTGTRTASKADAGTKSEPGTKSASKAGADAETGTDTGVVGAAPKTPTKGRAGTKARPGAKARGGAAGGAVAGGAQARTTKDVPEARKTRTEPKTADARPEAADAEDRPEAADGRKEPEAAAKTGPKVAAKAVPATAAAKTGPKVAAKAVPATASGEAAAEAEVAGGAEPEGAVDAEVEPEAADGGGDPQGPPAGDDESRTGGAGGKSKAADGGAEALDQATAVFKAVRPKKPEVDQPTTMLKLGGGKPKPPESESERTSKFVALRDDMRPGGKTPAPTSTPAPATTSKPKPKPAPASVPDATTPVPQVGPERTTQQPLPPKPPLDLLAELTNTPPPPETPVRTLVRRVKIWTPLVLLLVVVLAVVQAFRPLPPPALALTAEGTYTFDGDPLRLPWPGEGQGWVDVDGVGTMGHFGKQTPVAIGSVAKTMTAYIVLKDHPLKRGQEGPKIEVDAKAEKEGGYDKDGESTLNTVKAGDHLTEKQALSAVMIPSANNIARLLARWDAGSEAAFVKKMNATARELGMKGTRYTDPSGLKETTVSTAQDQVKLGRAVVKVPALVDITSAASWTDPSGRNWPNYNELPYRIGALGIKTGTTTAAGGNLLFASRKQVGGQAVTVVGAILDQQKPPILTTANEVSKTALLAAQKALTPSKILKKGDVVGYVDDRLGGRTPVVVTKDVSAVGWSGLKVSLSFTSGTVPHTAKAGTQVGSLTVGDGSAGGVRVPVALEKDLAEPGLGAKLTRIG; encoded by the coding sequence GTGGCGGGCGAGTCCCCCGACAGGTCGAAGCAGCGCGAGTCGTCGGCGGAACCGACGTCGGGGAGCGCGGGTTCGGTTCCCGAGGCGCGCGATCCGCGCCGCGCGGTCTCCCGCGAGAAGGATTCCTCGGGCGGCGGCCGGGTGGATACGGCGACGACGGTCCTGTCGGTACGGGGCGCACGGCCGGCCGCGGTCACCGAGCCGACGGAACCCGGAGACGAGCCCTCGACGGTCCCGGACGAGGATGCCGACCTTCGCACCGCGGTGTCGGCGTGGGTACGCGGAGCCGAGACCCCGAAGCCCGACCCCGGCACCTCCGCGCAGCGCCCGACCCCGGCCGAGCCGAACCCCACCGGCACGGGGAGCCCGACGGCGAGCGCCGAAGGACGGGACACGGCCCCCGGGACCCCCTCGGCCGAGCCGGCGAGCACCGCGGCGGCGAAGACTGCCCCGGCCGCGGGCACGAAGGCTGACGCGGACGTCGGGGCGAGCGCCGAGAGCGAACCGACCGCCAAGGCCGACGTGGCAGCCAAGGGCACCTCGAAGCGCAGGACCGGTACGAGGACCGCTTCGAAGGCCGACGCCGGCACGAAGTCCGAGCCCGGCACGAAGTCCGCCTCGAAGGCCGGCGCCGACGCGGAGACCGGCACGGACACCGGAGTCGTCGGGGCCGCCCCCAAGACCCCCACGAAGGGCAGGGCCGGCACGAAGGCCCGGCCCGGCGCCAAGGCCCGGGGCGGCGCGGCCGGGGGCGCCGTCGCCGGAGGCGCACAGGCCCGCACCACCAAGGACGTGCCCGAGGCCCGCAAGACCCGCACCGAGCCGAAGACCGCCGACGCCAGGCCGGAAGCCGCCGACGCCGAGGACAGGCCGGAGGCCGCCGACGGCCGGAAGGAACCGGAAGCCGCCGCCAAGACCGGGCCCAAGGTTGCCGCCAAGGCCGTCCCCGCGACCGCCGCCGCCAAGACCGGGCCCAAGGTTGCCGCCAAGGCCGTCCCCGCGACCGCCTCCGGTGAGGCCGCGGCCGAGGCCGAGGTTGCCGGTGGAGCCGAGCCTGAGGGCGCCGTCGACGCCGAGGTCGAGCCGGAAGCCGCCGACGGCGGGGGCGACCCGCAGGGGCCACCCGCGGGTGACGACGAGAGCCGCACGGGTGGTGCGGGTGGGAAATCGAAGGCGGCCGATGGCGGAGCCGAGGCGCTCGATCAGGCGACCGCCGTCTTCAAGGCCGTACGGCCGAAGAAGCCCGAGGTCGATCAGCCGACGACCATGCTGAAGCTCGGCGGCGGCAAGCCCAAGCCCCCGGAGTCCGAGTCCGAGCGCACCAGCAAGTTCGTCGCGCTGAGGGACGACATGCGGCCGGGCGGCAAGACACCCGCACCCACGTCCACCCCCGCCCCCGCCACGACCTCCAAGCCCAAGCCCAAGCCCGCCCCCGCTTCCGTCCCCGACGCCACCACCCCCGTCCCCCAGGTCGGTCCCGAGCGGACCACGCAGCAGCCGCTTCCGCCCAAGCCGCCGCTGGATCTGCTGGCGGAGCTGACGAACACGCCGCCGCCCCCGGAGACCCCGGTCCGTACCCTGGTGCGCCGGGTCAAGATCTGGACGCCCCTGGTGCTGCTCCTGGTGGTCGTCCTGGCGGTCGTGCAGGCGTTCCGCCCACTGCCGCCCCCCGCGCTCGCGCTGACCGCCGAGGGCACCTACACGTTCGACGGTGACCCGCTGCGGCTGCCCTGGCCCGGCGAGGGCCAGGGCTGGGTGGACGTGGACGGCGTCGGCACGATGGGCCACTTCGGCAAGCAGACGCCCGTGGCCATCGGGTCGGTCGCCAAGACCATGACCGCCTACATCGTGCTGAAGGACCACCCGCTGAAGCGGGGCCAGGAGGGTCCGAAGATCGAGGTCGACGCGAAGGCGGAGAAGGAGGGCGGCTACGACAAGGACGGCGAGTCGACGCTGAACACCGTCAAGGCCGGCGACCACCTCACCGAGAAGCAGGCCCTGTCGGCCGTCATGATCCCCTCCGCCAACAACATCGCGCGGCTGCTGGCGCGCTGGGACGCGGGCTCGGAGGCGGCGTTCGTGAAGAAGATGAACGCCACCGCCAGGGAGCTGGGGATGAAGGGTACGAGGTACACCGATCCCTCGGGCCTGAAGGAGACCACCGTCTCGACGGCCCAGGACCAGGTGAAGCTGGGCCGGGCGGTCGTGAAGGTGCCGGCGCTGGTCGACATCACCAGCGCGGCAAGCTGGACGGACCCCTCCGGCCGTAACTGGCCCAACTACAACGAGCTGCCGTACCGGATCGGCGCGCTCGGCATCAAGACCGGCACCACCACCGCGGCCGGCGGCAACCTGCTCTTCGCCTCCCGCAAGCAGGTCGGCGGACAGGCGGTCACCGTCGTCGGCGCGATCCTGGACCAGCAGAAGCCGCCGATCCTCACCACGGCGAACGAGGTCAGCAAGACCGCGCTGCTCGCCGCCCAGAAGGCGCTGACCCCGTCGAAGATCCTGAAGAAGGGCGACGTGGTCGGTTACGTGGACGACCGGCTCGGCGGCCGTACCCCCGTGGTGGTCACCAAGGACGTCTCCGCTGTCGGCTGGTCCGGTCTGAAGGTGAGCCTGTCCTTCACCTCCGGTACGGTGCCGCACACCGCGAAGGCCGGCACCCAGGTGGGTTCGCTCACCGTGGGTGACGGTTCGGCCGGTGGGGTGCGGGTCCCGGTGGCCCTGGAGAAGGATCTGGCCGAGCCCGGGCTCGGCGCGAAGCTGACCCGTATCGGCTGA
- a CDS encoding GOLPH3/VPS74 family protein — MGRSRRTLPEELLLLALDPATGTTAQPQSLDLGLAGAQLVELALAGRIAPDGDRIAVVVPRPTGDPTLDCALELLRRRGAPVRAVHWIGGPRLGLRQTYLSHLERCGMVHAVAGQMCGVLPTTRYQATDNEISREIRARLDSAIRTGVPPDPRTAALAALAHAVGLGKHLYPGNEGRSSRSRLRDLIRHDPMGGLVAHAVMDVQNGAGAQPRRGQAPVGRQAASASGVRSAPEPARGVPMQPRHGSMVRAVAH; from the coding sequence ATGGGCAGGAGCCGCAGAACACTTCCGGAGGAGCTTCTGTTGCTCGCACTGGACCCGGCCACGGGTACCACTGCGCAGCCGCAGTCGCTCGACCTCGGTCTGGCCGGTGCACAGCTAGTGGAGCTGGCGCTGGCCGGACGGATAGCCCCAGACGGGGATCGTATCGCCGTGGTGGTGCCACGGCCGACAGGAGATCCGACTCTGGACTGCGCGTTGGAGTTGCTGCGAAGGCGTGGCGCTCCGGTACGTGCCGTCCACTGGATCGGCGGGCCGCGCCTGGGGCTCCGCCAGACCTACCTCTCGCATCTGGAGAGGTGCGGCATGGTGCATGCCGTGGCCGGCCAGATGTGCGGGGTACTGCCGACGACGCGTTATCAGGCGACCGACAACGAGATCAGCCGGGAGATCCGAGCCCGGCTGGATTCCGCGATCCGCACCGGCGTACCGCCGGACCCGCGGACCGCGGCGCTCGCCGCGCTGGCGCACGCCGTCGGGCTCGGCAAGCACCTGTATCCGGGGAACGAGGGGCGCTCGTCCCGGTCCCGGCTGCGGGACCTGATCCGCCACGACCCCATGGGCGGACTGGTCGCGCACGCGGTGATGGACGTGCAGAACGGTGCGGGCGCACAGCCGCGCCGGGGCCAGGCCCCGGTCGGCCGGCAGGCCGCGTCGGCGTCCGGCGTCCGGTCCGCACCGGAACCCGCACGCGGGGTTCCGATGCAGCCGCGCCACGGGTCCATGGTTCGCGCAGTGGCCCACTGA
- a CDS encoding helix-turn-helix domain-containing protein encodes MASNVNPTVRRRRLGQELRRLRELKGMTAEEVAERLLVSQSKISRLENGRRSISQRDVRDLCGVYEVEDQRIVDSLMEMARDSRQQGWWHTFGDIPYSVYIGLETDAESLRVYEPQLVTGLLQTRAYAGALVQGALPETSTAEIEKRVEVRMRRQERITAENNPLRLWVVLDEAALRRVVGSKLVMREQLEHLMEMSQLPHVTVQVLPFEVGAHPGLNGQYAILEFADAADSSVVYLEGVTSDLYLEKAQDAQKYAVMYEHLRAQSLNVEASRQYIANVAKGYAD; translated from the coding sequence GTGGCGTCCAATGTCAATCCCACCGTCAGGCGGCGCCGGCTGGGCCAGGAGCTGCGCAGGCTCCGTGAGCTCAAGGGCATGACGGCCGAAGAGGTGGCGGAGCGGCTGCTCGTGTCGCAGTCGAAGATCAGCCGGCTGGAGAACGGCCGCCGGAGCATCAGTCAGCGCGACGTGCGCGATCTGTGCGGGGTGTACGAGGTCGAGGATCAGCGGATCGTCGACTCGCTGATGGAGATGGCCAGGGACTCGCGGCAGCAGGGGTGGTGGCACACCTTCGGGGACATCCCGTACAGCGTGTACATCGGCCTGGAGACCGACGCGGAGTCACTGCGGGTGTACGAACCCCAGTTGGTGACCGGCCTTTTGCAGACCCGGGCCTATGCCGGGGCGCTGGTGCAGGGGGCGTTGCCGGAGACGTCGACGGCGGAGATCGAGAAGCGCGTCGAGGTCCGGATGCGGCGACAGGAACGTATCACCGCCGAGAACAACCCGCTGCGGCTGTGGGTGGTGCTGGACGAGGCCGCCCTGCGCCGGGTCGTGGGCAGCAAGCTGGTGATGCGGGAACAGTTGGAGCACCTGATGGAGATGTCTCAGCTACCGCACGTCACCGTGCAGGTGCTGCCCTTCGAGGTGGGCGCGCATCCGGGGCTCAACGGCCAGTACGCGATCCTGGAGTTCGCCGACGCGGCCGACTCCAGCGTGGTGTACCTGGAGGGCGTCACCAGCGACCTGTACCTGGAGAAGGCGCAGGACGCGCAGAAGTACGCCGTGATGTACGAACATCTGCGGGCACAGTCGCTCAATGTGGAAGCATCCCGGCAGTACATCGCGAATGTGGCGAAAGGGTACGCCGACTGA
- a CDS encoding DUF397 domain-containing protein yields the protein MALIQGASETWMKSSYSAGNGACVEVKSPTAAELAVRDSKDLQGPVLAFPATAWNAFVASVKA from the coding sequence ATGGCACTGATTCAGGGCGCTTCGGAGACGTGGATGAAGTCTTCCTATTCCGCGGGCAACGGCGCCTGCGTCGAGGTCAAGTCGCCCACCGCCGCCGAACTCGCCGTCCGTGACTCCAAGGACCTCCAGGGCCCGGTCCTGGCCTTCCCCGCGACCGCCTGGAACGCCTTCGTGGCCTCCGTCAAGGCGTGA
- a CDS encoding MerR family transcriptional regulator yields the protein MTEGVRAVDEELLSIGAFAARARLSAKALRLYDRLGLLAPAHVDEVSGYRYYRAGQVEHARLVALLRRLDMPLARIAEVAGAEGARAAELLDAYWADVEARLAGQRTLAEYLRGRLSGRNSEMYDKFVIETVDVPEQVLVTESRHTLADELPAWIGASLGRLEGAARECGGVTGAPFVVYHSEVSMESDGPAECCVPVADEAAARAWAVRHGRAWEAGVRVQPAIRLAYTRITKAQVAHPQILAAFEAVEQWLAGQGLRAAGPCREVYFADWEAAGADDPVCDVAFPVTCSVGR from the coding sequence GTGACCGAGGGGGTCCGCGCCGTGGACGAGGAACTGCTCAGCATCGGCGCGTTCGCCGCGCGGGCCCGGCTGTCGGCCAAGGCGCTGCGGTTGTACGACCGGCTGGGCCTGCTGGCCCCGGCCCATGTCGACGAGGTCAGCGGCTACCGCTACTACCGCGCCGGCCAGGTGGAGCACGCGCGGCTGGTGGCCCTGCTACGGCGGCTGGACATGCCGCTCGCCCGGATCGCCGAGGTGGCCGGGGCCGAGGGCGCCCGGGCCGCCGAGCTGCTCGACGCCTACTGGGCGGACGTGGAGGCCCGGCTGGCCGGGCAGCGGACCCTCGCCGAGTACCTCCGTGGACGGCTGTCGGGGAGGAACTCCGAGATGTACGACAAGTTCGTGATCGAGACCGTGGACGTGCCGGAGCAGGTGCTGGTCACCGAGTCGCGGCACACGCTGGCGGACGAGCTGCCGGCCTGGATCGGGGCGTCGCTGGGGCGGCTGGAGGGTGCTGCGCGGGAGTGCGGGGGCGTCACCGGAGCGCCGTTCGTGGTCTACCACTCCGAGGTGTCGATGGAGAGCGACGGACCGGCCGAGTGCTGTGTGCCGGTGGCGGACGAAGCGGCGGCCCGGGCGTGGGCCGTGCGGCACGGGCGGGCCTGGGAGGCGGGGGTACGGGTGCAGCCGGCGATCCGGCTGGCCTACACCCGGATCACCAAGGCGCAGGTGGCACATCCGCAGATCCTGGCCGCGTTCGAGGCGGTGGAGCAGTGGCTGGCCGGGCAGGGGCTTCGGGCGGCGGGGCCCTGCCGCGAGGTGTACTTCGCGGACTGGGAGGCGGCGGGGGCCGACGATCCGGTGTGTGACGTCGCCTTCCCAGTGACCTGCTCAGTGGGGAGATGA
- a CDS encoding glutathione peroxidase: MTTTDHNGSVLDVQIGALQGGSADLRRFAGKAVLIVNVASKCGLTPQYTGLEKLQERYAEQGFTVLGVPCNQFLGQEPGSAEEIAEFCSATYGVTFPLTEKVEVNGAGRHPLYERLVGFADAEGHSGDIRWNFEKFLIGRDGQVVARFSPQTEPESDAVIAAIEGQLG; this comes from the coding sequence ATGACGACTACTGACCACAACGGCTCCGTGCTGGATGTCCAGATCGGCGCCCTCCAGGGTGGCTCCGCCGATCTGCGGCGGTTCGCGGGCAAGGCCGTGCTCATCGTGAACGTGGCCTCGAAGTGCGGGCTGACCCCGCAGTACACCGGGCTGGAGAAGCTCCAGGAGCGGTACGCCGAGCAGGGGTTCACCGTGCTGGGAGTGCCCTGCAACCAGTTCCTCGGGCAGGAGCCCGGCAGCGCCGAGGAGATCGCGGAGTTCTGCTCGGCGACGTACGGCGTGACCTTTCCGCTGACCGAGAAGGTGGAGGTGAACGGCGCGGGCCGGCACCCGCTGTACGAGCGGCTGGTCGGCTTCGCCGACGCCGAGGGGCACAGCGGGGACATCCGCTGGAACTTCGAGAAGTTCCTGATCGGGCGGGACGGCCAGGTCGTCGCGCGGTTCTCGCCGCAGACCGAGCCGGAGTCGGACGCGGTCATCGCCGCGATCGAGGGGCAGCTCGGCTGA
- a CDS encoding slipin family protein: MEGTVVAVVVVVGVLLLVLKAGMRVVNQVERGVVFRWGKALPSHRQPGITFLIPFADRMRKVNVQIVTMPVPTQEGITRDNVSVKVDAVVYFRVTDPVRAAIEVQDYVFAVGQVAQSSLRSIIGKSDLDDLLSDRERLHEGLALMIDSPAAGWGVHIDRVEIKDVQLPESLKRSMSRQAEAERERRARVITADGEFQAAQQLANASRIMSDTPEAMQLRLLQTVVEVAAEKNSTLVMPFPVELLRYFDRAAKKLDGDHGVPRQAEDRRPSAPAPAQEGEGRP; this comes from the coding sequence GTGGAAGGCACCGTCGTGGCAGTGGTGGTCGTGGTCGGGGTTCTGCTGCTCGTGTTGAAGGCCGGGATGCGGGTCGTCAACCAGGTGGAGCGCGGGGTCGTGTTCCGCTGGGGGAAGGCGCTGCCGAGCCACCGGCAGCCGGGCATCACCTTCCTGATCCCGTTCGCCGACCGGATGCGCAAGGTGAACGTGCAGATCGTGACCATGCCCGTGCCGACACAGGAGGGCATCACCCGGGACAACGTGTCGGTGAAGGTCGACGCCGTCGTCTACTTCCGGGTCACCGACCCGGTGCGCGCGGCCATCGAGGTGCAGGACTACGTCTTCGCGGTCGGGCAGGTCGCCCAGTCCTCCCTGCGGTCCATCATCGGCAAGAGCGACCTGGACGACCTGCTCAGTGACCGGGAGCGGCTGCACGAAGGGCTCGCGCTGATGATCGACAGCCCGGCCGCCGGGTGGGGTGTCCACATCGACCGGGTCGAGATCAAGGACGTACAGCTACCGGAGTCACTCAAGCGGTCCATGTCGCGGCAGGCCGAGGCCGAGCGGGAACGGCGGGCCAGGGTCATCACCGCGGACGGCGAGTTCCAGGCCGCGCAGCAGCTCGCCAACGCGTCCCGGATCATGTCGGACACCCCCGAGGCGATGCAGCTCCGGCTGTTGCAGACCGTCGTCGAGGTGGCCGCCGAGAAGAACTCCACGCTCGTGATGCCGTTCCCGGTGGAACTGCTGCGGTACTTCGACCGGGCCGCGAAGAAGCTCGACGGCGACCACGGGGTGCCCCGGCAGGCCGAGGACCGGCGTCCTTCCGCTCCCGCTCCGGCGCAGGAGGGTGAGGGCCGGCCGTAG